TTGGCAGGCCCTGGCAAACGTTGGCGCTCAACTGGCTCATCAAGTACCTGGACGTGTTTCGACTGAAATAGATGCTCGGTTGGCTTATGACACCCAGGGCATTATCCAGAGGGTATAAGCTTCTATTTTTTGTGTCCATGTTGCTTCAATGCAATGTGATGCATGTCCACAGTAGAATTATAGTTTGTGTGGAAGGTTATGTACAACATTCATTAGAACAAAGTGATTAAGAAGTACCTTCTGGGAATGCCTGTATATCACCTTTCTTGGCATCTGACCTAGTTAGCAACCCGCAACTTGACACTCCAAATCTCTAATGTACAAAAACACAATAGTGATAACTGATAAGAAGACTATTTTGTTCCAGCATATTCTTTTATGTTACCAATGTCAGTGTTTTACATGCAGATGTGCACAACGATAGCTCAATACCATCGAGGTATAAAGAAATAATAGATGAAAGGTAGTGGGGAAGTGGGGATATATCAGCTGTATGATACTAGTAGGAGCATATGTATTAGTATTACTAATTTATTTAGATATTTGTGAAACACCTCTTGGTTATACCTTGATAAATAATTTTTCATTGAACAAGGACTTATCTGGCTCTGACAGGTTAAAGTTGGCAAGGAAAAAACAGCAACTAGTTGTTAACTTGATATGCAATGGTACAGTACAATATGGAGTTGTGACAGATTAATGGGACCATATTGGGAAAACAATTCTTCTGACATTTCAAATATGTACTTTTAGCTCCTGAGTGACCTATGAACACATTCTAGAACTATGTCATCAATTTTCAATTCTGCATTCCATTCATTGCTGCCATGCTCAGGTTGTCAACACCTCCTCCGTACTACTGTAGTAGTGATCAATGTTactgatttttcttttcagttccACACATTTATTGTATGAATCGACTTTAGTTGTGATGTTACAATTTAACTGAAATGCCCATTTATTGTTTAAAGTAATTGTCCCTAAACCTCAATATGTCGATACGAGCATGTTAAGATATTTGTTATCTGAGTAATTGCATTAGAAGGTTGGTCTTATCCATGTATGTGTTGCTGATGTTTGTGACTAAGCAGGGCTATTGGATATCCTTTGAGAAAACATATGTGCTTCTCAGTCACAGTTTCCTAAAAACTGGTATCTTTATATTTAGGTGCATGAACTGCTGAATCTGTACAACCAGCATGATGTCTTAACTGACCGCCTGCTATTCAAAATTCCTGCTACATGGCAAGTAAGTGTGCAATGTACTACTCTGTAAGTTCTGCTTGATTGTACCTGTTCTCTCTATAGATTTTGACTTCCAACTTGTTTACCATTAGGGCATAGAGGCCTCAAGGTTGCTTGAATCTGATGGAATTCAAACACATTTAACATTTGTATACAGGTAACAGACAAAACATTTTATATCATTTGCTCCTGATCCTATTACTTAATGGAAATAGCAGGGAACTGTATGGTTGTTTTATTGCCCACTTCCCAACATTTTTAGCTTGCAATATTTGGGTGTTTTgcgaaccccccccccccccccctctttttTTTAAGTGGAGAAGGAAAGCAAGCTACTGACAATTTGCTTATATTATTATGCTTTTACATTAGTACATGGAGGGGTATTCTGTTGAGTCTGTCTGgtggataataattattcaTCAGGCTTACTAGTAATCTGGAAGAACAAGTTTACTAGAGCACCTGCATTACAACTGCACTTGCTTCCTTGCATTTAGTTATTTATGTAAGATGAAAAATAACTTGGAGCTTATGTACACCTGTTTTTTTTCGTGGTTGATCATTCTTGCTCAGTTTCGCacaagcagcagcggcagcacaaGCAGGTGCATCTGTTGTACAGATATTTGTGGGGCGGTTGCGGGTAATTTATCAAGTCAGTCTTTACCATGTCCTTGCGCTAAAACAATAATGTTATGCTAACCACAAACCACACAGGATTGGGGAAGGAATCACTCTGGTGACCCAGAAATAGATGAAGCTTTGAAGAAGGGAGAAGATGCTGGCCTTGCTTTGGTTAGCTTCAGTTCTTTTTATTGCTGCATAGTTTTATCAATATATAAGCTAGTGTCTAGAAACAGGATCTGCAATTTTACTGACTAGGAACGTCTTGGTACCTGTTATCGCTTTTAGTTTTTACAGTAGTTCTGTGTTTGCTGCCTGACTACTAAGCTAAAGGCCAAAGAAATAAAATTCGAAGTTCTTGTACCCAACTGTCAGCAAGTAATTTTGAGTTATCTTTGAATTGATTTTACcacttttcatattttttaatcaTTCCATCATTTGGTTCTTAATATCAGCAGATAAAACATGTTGGTTTGCCAGTTCCCTTACAGTAACGCGGTGTAAATGTGTAATTAAAAAGGGTAATATAAGTGGATAACTAATGACTCTTAATAAGGTAGTTGTCCACTTGTATATTATGGGTTTGTACTTAGGAATGAGCAGCACTACACTTACTTGAGAACTCATGGTAGCCCTTCAGATGCCAGTTTGCTCTCTCCATATTTGTTGACGACTTACATTTTCTGCTACTAAGCTAGAGTTTATAACTCCATATATTTGTGGGTTGTAATGCAGGCAGAGAAAGTATATGCCTATATTCACAGAAATGGGTACAAAACAAAGTTGATGGCTGCTGCCATACGGAACAGGCAGGATGTATTTAGCCTTCTGGGGTAATTTCTTATTACTTATTTTTGCTGGATATTAGGTACAaattcacaagtcatggacgtTAACATGGAAATTAATGTTTCTTAAATGTAGGATTGATTACATCATTGCACCTCTGAAGATATTGCAGTCTCTGGAAGAATCTGTCACTGATCCTGATGTAAAGTACAGTTATGCCCCAAGGTTGACTCCTGCCCTTGGCAAGACGTACAACTTCACTGAAGAGGAGGTTTGTGCACTTATGGATCTTGTTCGAAATTCACACATCTGAACCGTTTAATTGGCAAACAACTTAATGATGATCAGTAATCATGCACTGTTAAGAATAAATAAGAACACCTTTTAGCATTCCACCTTATTGTTCCCTGTATTGTGAATGTGTGATGTTGTATTCAAATGGATACTATTCTTCTTCACTAGGCATGTGCATTTCCGGTAGACCAATATCGAGATAAAAGGTAGCAGAGAGCTTGGAGGCTGGGTTCTTTTTACATATCCCTAAAAAAATAATGTGATGTTTAACTTACAGCAGGCATAACTATGATTCAACAAACAACCTGAACTGCTtctaaaggaaaataaaagtcACTGATGAATAAAGCAAAGAAAAGGGAAACCAAACTGACTGTCCTCTGCAAAGAAATTAAACATTCGTTTTAGGATTCCTACAAGGACCTTTTGATCTTGTATTTGTACGCTGATCACATTTCCGGCAAATGATGTATGCAGCTTGTGAAGTGGGACCAGTTGAGTCTTGCAGCTGCTATGGGGCCCGCTGCTGAAGAATTACTTGCTTCTGGATTGGAGGGATATGTGAACCAAGCACGCCGTGTTGAGGAGCTCTTTGGGAAGATCTGGCCACCTCCGAACGTTTAAAACCGCCTTGCTGGGCCTCAGTTTCCAGTTCCAACAGAGAGTAATAACAACAGGCAAGAGAACACTTCTCCCGCCTGCACCGGTTCTCCAATGTGATTTACCTAGCAGTCTCAGAATGTTGTGTAACAAAAATATTACTTCTTTTGGATATGGTACGGGTACGACACGCCCCCAATGTTGCATTAGCCTGAGAATGTGTATTGAGCTTTTTGTGATTCAAATGATATGCTGGATTGATCAGAATTTGTCACCTGATATTCCCTGCAAATGCCCTAGCACTGGTGGCCAGAGTGCCCGCATCACCTGAGCTGAAATGACATGATTCCCTATATATGTCTGCTATCAAAAGTCACTATGCTGGCTGCCCAAGTTCCTATTTCCAGTGCAACTGGACAACTGATTTAAATGTACTATTCACTCTCAAAGACAACCTGAAGTTTCACATTGTATATAAACTTATCAGAAAAATTATCAGGTATTCAAATCCGATTTTTTAAGGGCATCAAGCATATTCAGCAACGTTTCAAAATCATTCGCCTAAGCTTGTACTCACATGATGGGTGATTTTACTTCGCCTGGTGATTGTTAGGTGTAGGTTAGAACCAGGTGTAAGTTAACCGACTGACTCTGGTCAAAGTTTGTAGAGTCAGGTCAGCCGGGCAAGGCCGGTGGTTCACGCTGAAGCAGTGGGCGGATTTGTTATGCAATGAACCGGTGGACGGAATAGGAGGGAAAAAATCTATCAAAATTAACCTTTCAGTTACTCATATTGCCACATCCATTTTCGTGAGTTTTGGGATTTTACAGCCTTAGATACTTACTATACACGTCCTCTTCTGAAATTCAATTCTCTCTCCGAGTTCGTGGATTTTGCAAACCCCTTCCTCTTCAAGAAGAAAGCTAGTATATTCCATCTGACCAAATATAAGTCGTTTTAAGGACATGGGCACAATATCCGGTGTGACatttgacttttttttaaaaaaaacgtaCTCCCCTATCCTCCAAAGAATGTCCATTTAATTTTATCTTAAGTCAAACCATCGCATGTTtgatagaaaaatatattaatactTTTGATGTCCTCTTCCTATGAATGAGTGAAATTCAACTCTCTCTCCAAGTTCTTGGATTTTGCAAACCCCCACCTCTTTAAGAAGAAGCTAGTATATTCCATCTGACCAAATATAAGTTATTTTGGGACATGGGCacaatatccgatgtgatatttgactttttttttaaaaaaaaatgtactccctccgtcccgcaaagagtgcctatttagttttgttctaagtcaaaccatcgtatgtttgatcaaatttatataaaaatatattaatactTTTGATGTCTAACAAGTTCCATTAGATTTGTTATGAAATGTATTTTCATAACatatttagtgttataaatatgGATACTATTCattataaacttggtcaaacttaagatagtttgacttaggacaaacctaaatagacactctttgtgggacggagggagtaccatttTAAATAATTGGAGTTATACACACACTAGAATATTTTTTATGATGAATTAGTCACGTCAACATGTGTCATGAGTCTATGTAACAATATATTGATGGGTCAAGTTAAAAAGTTTGACCTGATAAAATTCTAAAACATAGGTTTAGAGTCAAAGTGAGTATATGGGAAAATATATCACGACATATGAATGTCGTGACATGTACCTACAGATATAGCTTGGTTGTTACTgcctttgaagtttgaacaaGTGTGATGCTACTCTTTTTTCCTCGAACAACACTATAGTGAAATAGTATTCCGCAATCGTATAAATGACCGACTTATACCATGGATGTGTGCTCTCTCGAAGATGGTAGCTATACTAGCTATAGTGATTAATGTTGACAACCGGAGgatctttgcaaaaaaaaaaatatcactGGATACTCACGTGGAAAACCCTAAATACATGCATTATTGCTCTATCTTTTGGCACAACAATTAATTCGAACCCACAATACaatatctttatttttttatttttgcaataaTTACTAGTTATCATTAGCCATAAATAATGCACCTTGGAAATTTTCTTTTGCTCGTTCATGTTGCGTTTTGAAAATGCCCCCAtattttcaagaaaatcaaTTACTTTTTGGAGAAGATCTTACTTGGAGCTACAATCGGTTACAATCGGGTTTCTCAACTTGTACTATCTTTACTTGTGTGACGTTGGATTAATAAGTGGTCACATTACTAATAAGTCTAGATTCGTCTTTCGACAAGACGACAATAATGGCATATACTAGTATAATTCATATAACACAAATGTATGTTTATTTTAACTGATTTATACCACAAACGTATGTTGTGTACGTAACATACTCTTATACCATAAATTTACGCTTTGTCATATTCGTCTTAACACCAACTCCGCACATGTGATACTCCAAGGTGGTGGCATCCGCGCTTAATCTTGACCGCTGGATACTCGTATGGACGGCCCGTAACACACCCTGCTCTATCTCTTGCCACAACAActaattcaaaatttcaaaaagCCTTAGCACTTGGTGTTTTGAAAATTGCTACCCTACTATATCTTTACCCCTGAATGAAAGGCACATCTGAAACTTCCTTTTACTCTTTGATTTTAGTGATTCTCTGCTAGAAGTACATCGCTTTTCTCTCTCATCTCCTCTCCGTCCCCTCTTTTCCGCTTTTTATACCTCATCACAAAAACCCCACACGACGAGAGAGGCCAAAAACCCCTTCTGCCAAAGGCTCACACGACGCAGGACGAGAGGGGTTGGTAGAGGGCAAAGTGCACGCCGCATAACGCAGCCAGGAGAGCcatcgatggcggcggcggcgatggcagcCGCCGTGGTGCTCGCGGccgtcgtggcggcggcggcggcgcaggcggaaGTCCGGTGGGAGGTGTCGTACCTCACGCTGGAGCCCCTTGGCCAAGCGCAGAAGGCGCGTCCTTGTTGCTACCGCGCCCTCTCTCTGTCTCCGTTCTTGTTCTCTGCTGTCTGAAAGATTTCGATTTCGACCGAAACAAAAGGCTTTTGATTTATCAGGCAAATTTCCGTGGTTTtcgctctctttttttctacaCCTTTTGTCACAAGAAATCTTCCGAAAAAATTCCATCTTCTTTAGATGTTTCGACGAGTTTTGACGTTTGTTCGTTCGATCGGCGTGTGCTTTGTCTTAAAAATGCCTCCTTTATCCGCACGAGCAGTTTGCATCGCACGATCTCGTCGTGCATCGCTTCGCCATGGATTTCTTTGTCCTACGTAACGGGCGCGCTCCTCCGAAGAACTGTTTTATAGGCCGTGATATGTGTTCTTCCGTTCTTGCAATCTGAAGaaacgatttttttttctcaattttttatttgattttggtGGTGCATGCCCAAAATATTTCTTGCCCTGTGTGCTCGCGTGAAAAGCTATCTTTTGCAATTCATTCTCAAGTCCAAACATTTCAAGTTTTTTGCAAACAATAAAGATGAGATCTTGTACTCTGTTTTTCTGACATGTTTGTTTCCACAATAGAAAATTTTGTTATGTGGTTTGGGGGCTGGAGATGCAATATTCTGAGGACTATATATGAAACATTCGtttcttcttaatttttttcaGGTAATTGCGATAAACAACCAGTTCCCGGGCCCTCTCCTGAACGTGACGACGAACCAGAACGTGAGGGTGAACGTCCAAAACAACCTGGATGAGCCCCTCCTCATCACCTGGTACTCACCACTACTGATCCCTCTCTGATTACTTCATTTTGATGCAGCAGATATCATCTAATCCTATCATATACATAGTCCAAAAATAGTTTCTTGGAATTTTTAATATGTCACATATGCATATTCTTTTTACCGGATTTTAAAAAAGGTAGCAGTGAATGTTATGAGTAAATTATGTTTATAGCCATATCTACAGTTTCCATCTGTGATGGATTTGCGGGTGGACCTTGAGCTGCACTTCCATTTCTGCAGTGCCTCTTGGCCTTCCTATCAGGGAGATACGGTGCCTTGTGCATTTTAACCATGATGGAATTGTGATGTATATGCCTTGCGCATTTGAGACATTTATGGGCTTAATTGATCATGACTTATAGACATATCTCTGGGCAGCCATGTCATGTTCTTTCAGCAGATTTTCTCATGTGCATGCAACTGGGCGTGATTCTCGTGCATCATTGCATTAACAACCTCATTACCCGTACCAAAATGTTATTGCTCTAAAGAAGTAAATAGTGACCGAAACAGTTCAACAAAATTTTGTTATGTTTGCATATCTGTGTTCTTGAATTACAACTGCCCCATATAAAATGTGCAGAACATCTTCTATTCATGCTGGGTTCTTTGATATTAGCACTATGAAACAACTTTTCATAAGTTCAATCATGCTTTAGACCAAGATTAAAATGCTTAATACATGAGGGTTTCTTTTGCAAATTCTTAACTTTTGTGACTGAACTAGCATTGGCGCCAATTTTCTTCTCCTCCTGTGGCAACTGAAGTGGTGTGCTCACTCTCTTTTCCATTGCAATGGCAGGGACGGAATCCAGATGAGGATGAACTCGTGGCAGGATGGCGTCTCCGGCACCAACTGCCCAATCCCTCCTGGATGGAACTGGACCTACCAGTTCCAGCTGAAGGACCAGATCGGCAGTTTCTTCTACTTCCCGTCGCTCGGCCTCCAGCGAGCTGCCGGCGGGTATGGCCCCATCACCATCAACAACCGCGCCACTGTGCCAGTCCCCTTTGGCCAGCCCGACGGTGACATCACCCTGTTCATTGGGGATTGGTACACCAACAGCCACATTGTAAGGACTTTGTAACTGTGTCAATGCAATTTAGGTGGTGTAGTATTTCAGAGGTAGCCAGGGGAAAGAATGAACTTTCTTGATATTTGGcataatgattttttttattatgcTGGCGCGTTGTGAATTTACACAGAAATACAACATATATATGCCTTGGTAATTGGTATTCCCTGCAGGATATTAGGCAAAACATTAGTGTTCATATAATAATCAAATCTCATTTTTCTTACCTTACCTCACAACACATAAGTACTGTATCACACAGTATTTCACTGAAACTAGAACTGCACAGTACTGTACTTGGTACTTGACGTGGGATTTTGTTAGTCTTCATTTAATTTGAGAATTCTGTCTCATGCAGGAATTGAGGAACATGCTAGATGATGGCAAGGATCTAGGGGTACCAGATGCAATTCTGATCAATGGAAGGGCACCTTACAGATATGACACTACACTGGTTCCTGATGGCCTTCAGTATGAAACTGTTGGAGTTGAGCCAGGTTGATCACACTTTTGTTTGCTGATTCGCATCTCTATATGTGCAATATTTGCAAACTACAACATATGCGTGATGAATGATAGTagttatgtttttttattttaataaatGGTAGTAGTTATGTTTCAACTTGCTGTTAATTTGGTAGCTGCAAAAGGTTCTAGATTTTTTTCAGTCCTTAAATGTCAATTGGAAATCCACATGAACTTCGGAAATCTCTAAATTGTTCTcatatactcccttcgttctaaattataggccgttttgacttttctaggttcatagatattagtatgcacctagatatagtgaTTTATgcactaaaaaagctaaaacgacctacaatttggaatggagggagtacatcttaAATCGACCAATATTTATCAGCATTACTGTTTATCATGGGTCATGAAGTCTGATGCTCTAAaaccgtgtgcgtgcgcccggaAGGCCCGCATTGTAACTTTAAATTTTCTAATTCCTTCTTAATttaaagatacgcagctctcctgcgtattcttgAAAAAAGAAGTCTGATGCTCTGAATATTTGTAACAGGCAAGACATATCGCTTCCGTGTCCATAATGTTGGCATCTCAACTAGCCTCAACTTCAGGATCCAGAATCACAAAATGCTTCTGGTAGAGACTGAAGGAACCTACACCAATCAGCAGAACTACACCAACCTCGACATCCATGTGGGACAGTCCTACTCTTTCTTGGTGACCATGGACCAGAATGCAAGCACCGACTACTACATTGTAGCGAGCCCAAGGTTCATAAGCAATCCTCAATGGAGCCAGGTCACCGGTGTGGCCATCCTGCAGTACTCAAACTCCAAAGGCAAAGCTTCTGGCCCCCTCCCTGATGCTCCAAATGATTACTATGACAAGTACTACTCCATCAACCAGGCAAAGTCCATCAGGTCAGTGCATGAACAGATTCTGTTCTTGACCTGGGAataacttttttttagaaaaaacttGAGTTGCAATGATTCTGATCTTTGTTTAGCATATCTGATTCTTGTGCTGTATTGCATTTGATATTTATATGTTCTCTATTAAGAGTCATTGCTATTGTTCTTTCAGAATGAACACGAGTGCTGGTGCTGCCCGTCCAAACCCGCAGGGATCATTCCATTACGGTTCGATCAACATCACTCAGACCTTTGTTCTCAAGAATGAGGCACCCTTGCGCATCAATGGAAAGCAGCGAAGAACGATCAACAGGATCTCATACTCTCCTCCTGAGACACCATTGAGGCTTGCTGACCTACACAACCTGACTGGAGTCTACACAACTGATTTCCCTGCAATGCCAAGCAACATACCAGCAAGGGTAGCTTCTTCTGTGCTGAATGCATCCTACAAGGGCTTCCTCGAGATCATCTTCCAGAACAATGACACTGATATTCAGACCTACCATCTGGATGGTTACTCATTCTTTGTAGTTGGGTACGTGCTTAACCATTAGAATCTTCAGTTTTAACCAGTGCTTCATATCAGCTTGAACATCTCAAAtgaacacctccatgttgtgaATTTCAGGATGGATTATGGCGAGTGGACACCAGACAGGAGGAATGAATACAGCAGGTGGGATGCCATCTCTCGCTGCACCACTCAGGTACACGACTTCTTGAAGACCATCTGATCATGTGCCAAAAGTTCTTTACCTCACACAGATGTGCCTTTGGTCATTTTGAACAATGAAAACTCTGAACTTTTGCAATGACAAACAGGTCTTCCCCGGAGGCTGGACTGCTGTCCTAATCTCACTTGACAATGTCGGTATCTGGAATCTGCGTGCCGagaagctggataactggtacAGAGGGCAGGAGGTCTATGTGAAGGTTGCTGATCCGCTGGGCTACAATATCACTGAAATGATCATGCCGGATAACGTCCTGTACTGCGGTATACTGAAGGAGAGGCAAACGTACGTCTCAGACTCTCAGTTGAATGTCTCTTCTCTGATGCAGTGATACATTCTGCTGTTCTTGACTCACATCCTGCTCTGAAAATCTTGCAGGCCACAGGTTCATGAGTCAAACAGCAAATCGTCAGCGCAAGCTGAGGCTGGATGGAGCAACAGGCTACTTGCGAGCGTGATGCTGGTTGTCGCAGCTGTGATCTTCAGTTGAATTTGTCCATTTTTTGGGTTATAGGTTTTGTCGAGGCAGAAATAGAACATTTACATTAAATTCAGCATAGGGAAATTTGTGGAGATAGGATCTGGTGGTGATTTTCAAGTTGTTAGATGTTACAGAACAACTAGAAAAGCTGTTTCTGAAAAGGCCTGGAATTTGATACTTGAAATGAGATTTCGACAGTTTACTCAATGTGTGTTTCGATTGATTGTATTGTATTTCTGCTCGcattatgcataagcaactggCGTTGTTGTTTCTTTCCAAAATGTTTGAATCTGATCTTAATTTTGACGCTGACCACTTGCATGCAGGTAACCTCCAAGAATTCATTGCATCAAAAGTACCAACCTCACAATAATGCAGTATTGTGATTGTACATGAAATATTTTGCACCGATTAGTTTGTGTCAGTGGAATTGACACAGGTAGAGCGGGAATAAGTGAAATCGGTGTTATGATAGCTCGATCATGATCCAAATGTCAGTGGTCAAGTCTTCTGAGGACCAGGACCCGACATCGGAGGACAAAAGAGCAAACCACACTAACCAAACATTTGGAAGAGCTCGTCTGAGCAATAGATACAAGCCATCCAGTGACATTGTCAACAATTTAAAGAGAATTTACTGCCACCTGCCTAAACATGTTATTTCAAATGCTGTCGATCCATTCATACAGTAATTCCTCCTAAGCAATCTTTTGGGACACCACTGGTAAAAATTCTGTGGATCTGTACCTACATGTAAAACTACACTTCATCTGCTCGAAAAAGATATGTGTCTCATTGGCTTGTCCTCCAGAAGAAAGCACAATATCAAAACTGTGGTACATTGACGAAGCGTCATAGCAATTCGTGCTTGAGTCCATTCAGGAAAATAGCCATGCCAATGTTGCTGTTTTTCAGTGCAGAAACAGACAGATAATGCCCCATCTGCTTCCTCCGTGGTGTTTAGTACTTTTGGTGGAAGGCTACATGCTGCATTTGTGGATACGATCAGTGCTAGGAGGTTCATCACCGATAATCCTTTGACTTGACTTTTTAGGGCTTGACCATGGTAAGAAGTTTACAACATCTACATAATAATACAATGTGAAGTCAGGTATCTACTAGCTTCCGGCAAATTGTCATCCCATCCCCAATAGGC
The genomic region above belongs to Setaria italica strain Yugu1 chromosome VI, Setaria_italica_v2.0, whole genome shotgun sequence and contains:
- the LOC101775035 gene encoding uncharacterized protein LOC101775035 isoform X1 is translated as MALSVSAPTSSSLLPPSRQVGRWSPLARSAKPVPFSLRSSPLAARAAAGNAPTSPVDEIVTELDAVAGFSEIVPDTVVFDDFERFAPTAATASSSLLLGIAGLPNTKFKSAIDTALADGECNALDKLEDRMSCYLTKALANVGAQLAHQVPGRVSTEIDARLAYDTQGIIQRVHELLNLYNQHDVLTDRLLFKIPATWQGIEASRLLESDGIQTHLTFVYSFAQAAAAAQAGASVVQIFVGRLRVIYQDWGRNHSGDPEIDEALKKGEDAGLALAEKVYAYIHRNGYKTKLMAAAIRNRQDVFSLLGIDYIIAPLKILQSLEESVTDPDVKYSYAPRLTPALGKTYNFTEEELVKWDQLSLAAAMGPAAEELLASGLEGYVNQARRVEELFGKIWPPPNV
- the LOC101775035 gene encoding uncharacterized protein LOC101775035 isoform X2, whose product is MALSVSAPTSSSLLPPSRQVGRWSPLARSAKPVPFSLRSSPLAARAAAGNAPTSPVDEIVTELDAVAGFSEIVPDTVVFDDFERFAPTAATASSSLLLGIAGLPNTKFKSAIDTALADGECNALDKLEDRMSCYLTKALANVGAQLAHQVPGRVSTEIDARLAYDTQGIIQRVHELLNLYNQHDVLTDRLLFKIPATWQGIEASRLLESDGIQTHLTFVYSFAQAAAAAQAGASVVQIFVGRLRDWGRNHSGDPEIDEALKKGEDAGLALAEKVYAYIHRNGYKTKLMAAAIRNRQDVFSLLGIDYIIAPLKILQSLEESVTDPDVKYSYAPRLTPALGKTYNFTEEELVKWDQLSLAAAMGPAAEELLASGLEGYVNQARRVEELFGKIWPPPNV
- the LOC101775440 gene encoding monocopper oxidase-like protein SKU5 is translated as MAAAAMAAAVVLAAVVAAAAAQAEVRWEVSYLTLEPLGQAQKVIAINNQFPGPLLNVTTNQNVRVNVQNNLDEPLLITWDGIQMRMNSWQDGVSGTNCPIPPGWNWTYQFQLKDQIGSFFYFPSLGLQRAAGGYGPITINNRATVPVPFGQPDGDITLFIGDWYTNSHIELRNMLDDGKDLGVPDAILINGRAPYRYDTTLVPDGLQYETVGVEPGKTYRFRVHNVGISTSLNFRIQNHKMLLVETEGTYTNQQNYTNLDIHVGQSYSFLVTMDQNASTDYYIVASPRFISNPQWSQVTGVAILQYSNSKGKASGPLPDAPNDYYDKYYSINQAKSIRMNTSAGAARPNPQGSFHYGSINITQTFVLKNEAPLRINGKQRRTINRISYSPPETPLRLADLHNLTGVYTTDFPAMPSNIPARVASSVLNASYKGFLEIIFQNNDTDIQTYHLDGYSFFVVGMDYGEWTPDRRNEYSRWDAISRCTTQVFPGGWTAVLISLDNVGIWNLRAEKLDNWYRGQEVYVKVADPLGYNITEMIMPDNVLYCGILKERQTPQVHESNSKSSAQAEAGWSNRLLASVMLVVAAVIFS